Proteins encoded by one window of Corythoichthys intestinalis isolate RoL2023-P3 chromosome 20, ASM3026506v1, whole genome shotgun sequence:
- the LOC130908963 gene encoding triple functional domain protein-like, whose protein sequence is MSNHSTKQHPLVTYHQMEQWSQVHKTYLKTPSGRKTSTMEQLASEILATIEGLGEHILEHPLSLTDLDRMSDGATKSATRETFILAELIETEKAYVRDLRKCIDTYMREMLTQEEEIPAGLNNMEDVIFGNLLELYEFHHKIFLKELEKHESVPEDVGCCFVKWAEKFQLYVDYGKNSDKSTLLILEHTVNYFNKIQRKHGLAFSLQSFLLKPIQRMTKYPLLLKNLLECCEDGKGVLKEALEVTLSILKRANDAIHFSVLEGFDEGVESQGELLRQESFKMWDSKLPFCRGKNIHLFLLKKSLLVCKVVKDQKGMTKYIYKRRLNLADVKLTENPKGDPGKFVLWVGRNLMYSKRIVLKASTVQTKLDWIEHIRKLKKEHTLHLPGTLKQPIGIPKAITAKLYKRQRCRA, encoded by the exons ATGTCAAACCACAGTACAAAACAACATCCGCTAGTGACATACCATCAGATGGAGCAGTGGAGTCAAGTACACAAGACTTATCTGAAGACACCATCTGGACGAAAGACTTCGACCATGGAACAACTTGCATCTGAAATTCTTGCAACAATCGAAGGGCTGGGGG AGCACATATTGGAGCACCCTCTGAGTTTAACAGATCTGGACCGGATGAGCGACGGTGCAACAAAGTCTGCAACCAGAGAAAC GTTCATTTTGGCTGAGCTGATTGAAACTGAAAAGGCTTACGTGCGAGACCTGCGAAAGTGCATTGAT ACTTACATGAGGGAGATGTTGACCCAAGAGGAGGAGATCCCTGCAGGACTGAACAATATGGAGGACGTCATCTTCGGGAACTTGTTGGAGCTGTATGAATTCCATCATAA GATCTTCCTCAAGGAACTGGAAAAACATGAAAGCGTCCCTGAAGATGTCGGATGTTGCTTTGTCAAATGG GCTGAGAAGTTCCAATTATATGTGGACTACGGCAAGAACAGTGACAAGTCAACTCTGCTCATCCTGGAGCATACTGTTAACTATTTTAAT AAAATTCAGCGGAAGCACGGACTAGCATTCTCGTTACAATCTTTCCTGCTTAAGCCAATACAGAGAATGACAAAATATCCGCTGTTGTTAAAG AATCTCCTCGAGTGCTGTGAAGATGGGAAAGGAGTACTCAAGGAAGCCCTGGAGGTGACTCTCAGCATTCTGAAGAGAGCCAACGATGCCATTCATTTCTCAGTTCTGGAAG GTTTTGATGAGGGCGTTGAATCCCAAGGTGAGCTGCTCCGACAGGAGTCGTTCAAAATGTGGGATTCAAAATTGCCATTTTGCAGGGGGAAGAATATACACCTTTTTCTCCTGAAAAAGTCCTTGCTGGTCTGCAAGGTGGTCAAGGATCAGAAAGGCATGACGAAATACATTTACAAGAGAAGACTCAAC CTAGCTGATGTAAAGCTGACAGAAAACCCTAAGGGAGACCCTGGCAAGTTTGTTCTTTGGGTGGGCCGTAACTTGATGTATAGCAAAAGAATTGTTCTTAAG GCGTCAACTGTTCAAACCAAGCTGGACTGGATCGAGCATATCCGGAAGCTAAAGAAGGAGCACACCCTCCACCTGCCGGGGACGCTCAAACAGCCGATCGGTATTCCTAAAGCCATCACAGCAAAGCTCTACAAGAGGCAAAG GTGCAGGGCGTGA